One genomic segment of Pseudomonadota bacterium includes these proteins:
- a CDS encoding HEAT repeat domain-containing protein encodes MKPSVLISRLAVFFIAGISTVSSQTLELDKAERLPTPVMDPASDDATLALKRFSLPAGFQAKLWAAEPMLANPVAIDFDEKGRLFVSETYRYRTSVLDIRDYMGMLELDMASRSIEDRAALHRKVFGDQAKEFSIEGEVVRLVEDTDHDGVADKSSVYADGFNSELDGIASGVLARHGQVWFTNIPSLWLLEGEAGAVKKTELLRGFGVRYNFTGHDFHGLAMGHDGKIYYSIGDRGTHVKGKEGQLVDYPDEGAVFRSNPDGTEFEMFAHGLRNPQELVFDEHGNLFTGDNDSDQGDQERLVYLVEGGDNGWRIGYQHAPLGKGGPWMREGLWKPRFPERPAYLLPPVCNIEDGPSGLTYYPGTGLSPEYAGHFFITHFKGSIARSGIQTYTVKQNGATFSPTSSEQFMGGVLPTDVTFGPDGVLYLSDWVDGWPKSHKGRIYGITPVKQDAARAQASADLAKLLAAGFKNTDTKALVALLSHADRRARLEAQLELASRGDGSAKAFTPVAANKSANPLARLHAVWGLTQLGRKGSKVAPLFVQLLTDADPEVRAQAAKGLGDIKAAAAQAVLVKSLNDAAPRVQFFAAQSLGKLKDAKSTPALLALLKANDNKDAYLRFAAAHALASIGKNAALDAAAKNSSGAVRLGVVLAYRELKDPALGGFLDDADAYIAREAAEAINDVPVEAAYGALAGRLANAPAKDEAYVERAINANYRLGGAGNAKALADYALRDSATPGMRAEALLQLGLWAEVPQRDRIVGIFRPLAKRDGAAAANAVAAIAPKLLGGAPEAVQLATLEAIGTLRLRAAAPTLVAAVGNEKAPEAVRAGALRALDAFGGDDVLPAIDAAQKSSVATLRLAAMQIVAHRSPERALPMVRKLAATGSEAEQQAAFLSMAQLKGAEAAKLMVSSIDQLAAGKVKAGAQVELIEAVEKSDDPAVKARWEKQKASWAGASNALASYGFALAGGDSRRGAQEFFGNAVLPCARCHKVAGEGGEAGPDLSRIGAQHPVEYLLEAVIKPNAHIAAGFDVVTLTLANGETATGTLVSDSATEVVLKQADGSQVTVDAKQVKQRVAAPSSMPEIYGQILTRAQLRDVVAFLRALDGSRGPGPEAAFGTSNRAMQSAVTEGAAGGHP; translated from the coding sequence ATGAAACCTTCCGTTCTGATCTCCCGTCTCGCGGTGTTCTTCATTGCCGGCATTTCGACGGTTTCCTCGCAGACGCTCGAACTCGACAAAGCCGAACGCCTGCCGACGCCGGTGATGGATCCGGCCTCCGACGATGCGACGCTCGCACTCAAGCGCTTCTCGCTACCGGCCGGCTTCCAGGCGAAATTGTGGGCCGCCGAACCGATGCTCGCAAATCCCGTAGCCATCGACTTCGACGAGAAGGGCCGGCTGTTCGTGTCCGAGACCTATCGTTACCGCACCAGCGTGCTCGACATCCGCGACTACATGGGCATGCTCGAGCTCGACATGGCCTCGCGCTCCATCGAAGACCGCGCGGCCCTGCATCGCAAGGTGTTCGGCGATCAGGCCAAGGAATTCTCGATCGAAGGCGAGGTGGTCCGGCTGGTCGAAGACACCGATCACGACGGCGTTGCGGACAAGTCCAGCGTTTATGCCGATGGTTTCAACAGCGAGCTCGACGGCATCGCCTCGGGCGTGTTGGCGCGTCATGGCCAGGTCTGGTTCACCAACATCCCGAGCCTGTGGCTGCTGGAAGGTGAAGCAGGCGCGGTGAAGAAGACCGAGCTGCTGCGCGGTTTCGGCGTGCGTTACAACTTCACCGGCCACGATTTCCACGGCCTCGCGATGGGCCACGACGGCAAGATCTATTACTCGATCGGCGATCGCGGCACCCACGTGAAGGGCAAGGAAGGCCAGCTCGTCGACTACCCGGATGAAGGCGCGGTGTTCCGCTCCAATCCGGACGGCACGGAGTTCGAGATGTTCGCGCACGGCCTGCGCAATCCGCAGGAACTGGTGTTCGACGAACACGGCAATCTGTTCACCGGCGACAACGACAGCGACCAGGGCGACCAGGAACGCCTCGTGTACCTCGTCGAAGGCGGCGACAACGGCTGGCGCATCGGTTACCAGCACGCGCCGCTCGGCAAGGGCGGCCCGTGGATGCGCGAAGGATTGTGGAAGCCGCGTTTTCCAGAGCGGCCTGCCTATCTACTTCCACCGGTGTGCAACATCGAGGATGGGCCGTCAGGTCTCACGTATTACCCGGGCACGGGGCTTTCGCCCGAATACGCCGGGCATTTCTTCATCACGCATTTCAAGGGCAGCATCGCGCGCAGCGGCATCCAGACGTACACCGTCAAGCAGAACGGCGCGACGTTCTCGCCCACCAGCAGCGAACAGTTCATGGGCGGCGTGTTGCCGACCGACGTGACGTTCGGGCCGGATGGCGTGCTCTATCTATCCGACTGGGTGGACGGCTGGCCGAAGTCGCATAAGGGGCGCATCTACGGCATCACGCCGGTGAAGCAGGACGCGGCGCGGGCGCAGGCCAGCGCCGACCTTGCCAAACTACTGGCCGCGGGCTTCAAGAACACGGACACGAAAGCGCTCGTCGCCCTGCTTTCGCACGCGGACCGCCGCGCGCGCCTCGAGGCGCAGCTCGAGCTGGCGTCGCGCGGTGACGGCAGCGCGAAGGCGTTCACTCCCGTGGCGGCCAACAAGAGCGCCAATCCGCTCGCGCGTCTGCACGCGGTGTGGGGGCTCACGCAGCTGGGCCGCAAGGGGTCCAAGGTCGCGCCGCTGTTCGTGCAGTTGCTGACCGATGCCGATCCGGAGGTGCGCGCGCAAGCCGCCAAGGGACTGGGCGACATCAAGGCGGCGGCGGCACAGGCCGTCTTGGTGAAGTCACTGAACGACGCCGCGCCGCGTGTACAGTTCTTCGCGGCACAGTCGCTGGGCAAGCTCAAGGACGCGAAGTCCACGCCCGCCTTGCTCGCGCTGCTCAAGGCGAACGACAACAAGGATGCGTACCTGCGATTCGCGGCGGCGCATGCGTTGGCTTCCATCGGCAAGAACGCCGCACTCGACGCGGCCGCGAAAAATTCTTCCGGCGCGGTTCGCCTGGGCGTGGTGCTCGCTTACCGCGAGCTCAAAGACCCGGCCCTGGGCGGATTTCTCGACGACGCCGATGCCTACATCGCGCGTGAAGCGGCCGAGGCGATCAACGACGTGCCGGTCGAAGCCGCGTACGGCGCGCTGGCCGGCCGGCTCGCCAATGCGCCGGCAAAAGACGAGGCGTACGTCGAACGCGCGATCAACGCGAACTACCGACTGGGTGGCGCGGGCAACGCGAAGGCGCTGGCCGATTACGCGCTGCGCGACAGCGCCACGCCCGGCATGCGCGCCGAGGCGTTGTTGCAGCTCGGCCTGTGGGCCGAGGTGCCGCAGCGCGACCGTATCGTCGGCATCTTCCGGCCGCTCGCCAAGCGCGATGGCGCCGCGGCCGCGAACGCGGTCGCCGCGATCGCGCCGAAGTTGTTAGGCGGCGCGCCCGAGGCCGTGCAGCTGGCGACGCTCGAAGCCATCGGCACGCTGCGGTTGCGGGCGGCGGCACCCACGCTGGTGGCGGCCGTGGGCAACGAGAAGGCGCCGGAGGCGGTGCGTGCCGGCGCGCTGCGGGCGCTCGACGCGTTCGGCGGCGACGACGTCCTGCCCGCGATCGACGCCGCGCAGAAATCCAGCGTGGCCACGCTGCGCCTGGCGGCCATGCAGATCGTTGCGCATCGCTCGCCCGAGCGCGCATTGCCCATGGTTCGCAAGCTCGCGGCCACCGGTTCCGAGGCCGAGCAACAGGCCGCGTTCCTGTCGATGGCGCAGCTGAAGGGCGCCGAAGCGGCGAAGCTGATGGTGAGCTCCATCGATCAGCTCGCGGCCGGCAAGGTCAAGGCGGGCGCGCAGGTGGAATTGATCGAGGCGGTCGAGAAGAGCGACGACCCGGCGGTGAAGGCACGCTGGGAGAAGCAGAAGGCTTCGTGGGCTGGCGCCAGCAACGCGCTGGCTTCGTATGGGTTCGCACTGGCGGGCGGCGATTCGCGGCGCGGCGCGCAGGAATTCTTCGGCAACGCGGTGTTGCCTTGCGCGCGTTGTCACAAGGTGGCAGGCGAAGGTGGTGAGGCGGGGCCCGACCTGTCGCGTATCGGCGCGCAGCATCCGGTCGAATATCTGCTCGAGGCGGTGATCAAACCGAACGCGCACATCGCCGCGGGGTTCGACGTGGTCACACTCACGCTCGCGAATGGCGAGACCGCGACCGGCACGCTGGTGAGCGATTCGGCCACCGAAGTCGTGCTCAAGCAGGCGGACGGGTCGCAGGTGACGGTCGATGCGAAGCAGGTGAAACAGCGCGTCGCAGCGCCGTCGTCGATGCCGGAGATCTACGGGCAGATACTGACGCGAGCGCAGCTGCGCGACGTGGTCGCGTTCCTGCGGGCGCTCGATGGCAGCCGCGGGCCGGGGCCGGAAGCGGCGTTCGGCACGAGCAATCGCGCGATGCAGTCGGCGGTCACAGAAGGCGCCGCGGGGGGCCATCCTTGA
- a CDS encoding FAD-dependent oxidoreductase, whose product MKVTRRGVITSALAAGVASGVRGEGKKMAGTKSWDSIVIGAGVFGAWTAWHLRKAGQRVLLLDAFGAAHARASSGGESRLTRGSYGADEIYTRFAFDSLPQWKWLSDLSGLPILHQIGVLFFFQQREAYVDQSLEVHRRLKLPTLELDRAALEARYPQVAWKDIEVGLLEPEFGVLMARRAVQTLVKQFVKAGGEYRVGAVKPPDASKPLSSIALPDGSTEAAANYIFACGPWLPKVFAHLLGPRIFPTRQEVFFFGVPAGDARFGGGALPGWADFNNGDIFYGMPDLEGRGFKVANDKHGPPIDPDRGDRVTSPGSLADARAYLAKRFPALAGAPLNEERVCQYENSSNGDLLIDRHPTANNVLLVGAGSGHGFKHGPEVGRYAAELLTGKLKTPEPRFSLGTKAEQQNRAVH is encoded by the coding sequence TTGAAGGTCACGCGCCGCGGTGTGATCACTTCGGCGCTGGCCGCGGGCGTCGCCAGCGGCGTGCGCGGCGAGGGGAAGAAAATGGCGGGTACGAAATCCTGGGATTCGATCGTGATCGGCGCGGGCGTGTTCGGCGCGTGGACGGCCTGGCATCTGCGCAAGGCCGGGCAGCGCGTGTTGCTGCTCGATGCATTCGGCGCCGCGCATGCGCGCGCGTCGTCGGGCGGCGAGTCGCGGCTCACGCGCGGGTCGTACGGGGCGGACGAGATCTACACGCGCTTCGCGTTCGACTCGCTGCCGCAGTGGAAATGGCTGTCGGATCTTTCCGGGCTGCCGATCCTGCATCAGATCGGCGTGTTGTTCTTTTTCCAGCAGCGCGAGGCGTATGTCGACCAGTCGCTCGAGGTGCATCGGCGGCTGAAGCTGCCGACGCTGGAGCTCGATCGCGCCGCGCTCGAGGCGCGGTATCCGCAGGTTGCATGGAAGGACATCGAAGTGGGCTTGCTGGAGCCGGAGTTCGGCGTGTTGATGGCGCGCCGCGCGGTGCAGACGCTCGTGAAGCAGTTCGTGAAGGCCGGTGGCGAGTATCGCGTCGGCGCCGTGAAGCCGCCGGATGCGTCGAAACCGTTGAGCTCGATCGCGCTCCCGGACGGGTCAACCGAGGCGGCGGCTAACTACATCTTCGCCTGCGGGCCGTGGCTGCCGAAGGTGTTCGCACACCTGCTCGGGCCGCGCATTTTCCCGACGCGCCAAGAGGTGTTCTTCTTCGGCGTGCCGGCGGGTGATGCGCGCTTCGGCGGCGGCGCCCTGCCCGGCTGGGCGGATTTCAACAACGGCGACATTTTCTACGGCATGCCCGATCTCGAAGGTCGCGGCTTCAAGGTGGCGAACGACAAACATGGCCCGCCGATCGATCCGGATCGCGGCGATCGGGTCACCTCACCCGGCTCGCTGGCCGATGCACGCGCGTATCTGGCGAAGCGTTTCCCGGCGTTGGCCGGCGCGCCTTTGAACGAAGAGCGTGTCTGCCAGTATGAAAACAGCTCGAACGGCGACTTGCTGATCGACCGGCATCCGACGGCTAACAACGTGTTGCTGGTGGGCGCGGGTTCAGGCCACGGGTTCAAGCACGGACCCGAAGTCGGGCGCTACGCGGCAGAACTGCTGACCGGAAAACTGAAGACGCCCGAACCGCGGTTCAGCCTGGGCACGAAAGCCGAACAGCAAAACCGCGCGGTCCATTAA
- a CDS encoding TonB-dependent receptor, with the protein MKTGIARGTAALLLGLPIGVMAQGAPATATDDEINEEIIVTAQKRATSLQDVPFSIAALTNENIKESGATNIVELARNVPGLYITDLGPGQSQVAIRGISAGQVIRDQPGVKESVGIYLDESPISVALFTPDLDLYDLDRVEVLRGPQGTLFGASSSSGTVRYITAQPDIGKSGGSLDFTLQSVTDGEVGGSLRGAVNLPIGETAAMRVVGYRSELPGFIDSEYPDRRTREDVNSGSRTGGRIAFRFEPSENVTITPRVVYQKLETDGYPRIDVYNILGNVYTTTETPVDPGKRGQITQLREGLTDDFTMADLKLEFGFGNVGLTSVTSYTDRQVEVVRDASQLTGSVTIDLGGTADDARLNSPLIDKTDLQVLSQELRLGSSGEGPFQWVAGAFYQKVDRKYGQTLPTPGYDALTQELIEADSADFGAPPDTPFYSRLSYDFKQFGLFGEATYRFSPAWALTGGLRYYDFKEDRLLTFAGVFADPSIFLNEPGSTSSDGFSPRVILAFSPSRQMQFTAQVSRGFRLGGINDPLNEGLCSTSDLATFSGHPGWDDEKVLNYELGAKTRLADGRVTLNGSIFRTKIDGLQVVADAGTCSSRIILNADAESNGAEMELFVHPDEHWDFGVSATYTKAELTETQVNGAGAVIAGIRDGNRLPTSPKLQAVATLAYNWALSSALESYVRLTVQHVGDSYTQIADQEPNFGLISNDPDRPAGAARLIDLGGIPANTDIAFSALLPEYDIGNLRWGIKTDRWEGALFVNNLWDERAFTSIDRERGRSARVGYLTNPPRTIGVNFRMNF; encoded by the coding sequence ATGAAAACCGGTATCGCCCGCGGCACCGCCGCGTTGCTGTTAGGTCTGCCGATCGGGGTCATGGCGCAGGGAGCACCGGCAACCGCCACTGACGACGAGATCAACGAGGAGATCATCGTCACCGCGCAGAAGCGCGCCACCAGCCTGCAGGATGTGCCGTTCTCGATCGCGGCCCTGACCAACGAGAACATCAAGGAATCCGGCGCGACCAACATCGTCGAGCTGGCGCGCAACGTTCCGGGCCTCTATATCACGGACCTCGGGCCCGGCCAGAGCCAGGTTGCGATCCGCGGCATCAGCGCCGGACAAGTCATCCGCGACCAGCCCGGGGTGAAGGAATCCGTCGGCATCTATCTCGATGAATCGCCGATTTCGGTCGCGCTGTTTACTCCCGATCTCGACCTCTACGATCTCGATCGTGTCGAAGTGCTGCGCGGCCCGCAGGGCACGTTGTTCGGCGCGAGTTCGTCTTCGGGCACGGTCCGCTACATCACCGCGCAGCCCGACATCGGCAAGTCCGGCGGCTCGCTCGATTTCACGCTGCAGAGCGTCACCGACGGCGAAGTCGGCGGCTCGCTGCGCGGCGCGGTCAATCTACCCATCGGCGAAACCGCCGCGATGCGCGTCGTGGGTTATCGCAGCGAACTGCCGGGTTTCATCGATTCCGAGTACCCGGACCGCCGGACCCGCGAGGACGTGAACAGCGGTTCGCGCACCGGCGGACGCATCGCGTTCCGGTTCGAGCCCAGTGAAAACGTCACCATCACGCCGCGCGTGGTCTATCAGAAGCTCGAGACCGACGGTTATCCGCGCATCGACGTGTACAACATCCTCGGCAACGTCTACACGACCACGGAAACGCCGGTCGATCCCGGCAAACGCGGGCAGATCACGCAGTTGCGCGAGGGCCTCACCGACGACTTCACGATGGCCGATCTCAAGCTCGAATTCGGCTTCGGCAATGTCGGGCTGACCAGCGTGACCAGCTACACGGACCGCCAGGTCGAGGTGGTGCGCGACGCGAGCCAGCTCACGGGCAGCGTCACCATCGATCTCGGCGGCACCGCCGACGATGCGCGCCTCAACTCGCCACTCATCGACAAGACCGATTTGCAGGTATTGAGCCAGGAGTTGCGCCTGGGCTCTTCGGGTGAAGGTCCGTTCCAGTGGGTGGCGGGCGCGTTCTACCAGAAGGTGGACCGCAAGTACGGCCAGACTCTGCCCACGCCCGGATACGATGCGTTGACGCAGGAGCTCATCGAGGCGGACAGCGCGGACTTCGGCGCGCCGCCCGACACGCCGTTCTATTCGCGGCTGTCGTACGACTTCAAGCAGTTCGGTTTGTTCGGCGAGGCTACCTACCGCTTCAGTCCCGCGTGGGCGCTGACGGGTGGTCTGCGCTACTACGACTTCAAGGAAGATCGCCTGCTGACGTTCGCGGGTGTGTTCGCGGATCCTTCCATCTTTCTCAACGAGCCCGGTTCCACCAGCTCGGACGGTTTCTCGCCGCGCGTGATCCTCGCGTTCAGCCCGAGCCGCCAGATGCAGTTCACCGCGCAGGTGTCGCGCGGCTTTCGCCTCGGCGGCATCAACGATCCGCTGAACGAAGGTCTGTGCAGCACTTCGGATCTTGCGACCTTCAGCGGGCATCCGGGCTGGGACGACGAGAAGGTGTTGAACTACGAATTGGGCGCGAAGACGCGTCTCGCCGACGGCCGCGTCACGCTGAATGGCTCCATCTTCAGGACCAAGATCGACGGCCTGCAGGTGGTCGCGGATGCGGGCACCTGTTCGTCGCGCATCATCCTCAATGCGGATGCCGAATCGAATGGCGCGGAGATGGAGCTGTTCGTGCATCCCGACGAACACTGGGACTTTGGCGTGTCGGCTACCTACACGAAGGCGGAGCTCACGGAGACGCAGGTCAATGGCGCCGGCGCGGTCATCGCGGGCATCCGCGACGGGAACCGTCTGCCGACCTCACCGAAACTGCAGGCGGTGGCGACGCTGGCGTACAACTGGGCGCTGAGCAGCGCGCTCGAAAGCTACGTGCGATTGACCGTTCAGCACGTGGGCGATTCGTACACACAGATCGCGGACCAGGAACCCAACTTCGGCCTCATCTCCAACGATCCGGACCGTCCCGCCGGTGCCGCGCGGCTCATCGATCTCGGTGGAATTCCCGCCAACACCGACATCGCGTTCTCGGCGTTGCTGCCGGAATACGACATCGGCAACCTGCGCTGGGGCATCAAGACCGATCGTTGGGAAGGCGCCTTGTTCGTCAACAATCTGTGGGACGAGCGCGCGTTCACGTCGATCGATCGGGAACGTGGCCGCAGCGCGCGCGTGGGTTACCTGACCAACCCGCCACGTACCATCGGCGTGAATTTCCGCATGAACTTCTGA
- a CDS encoding superoxide dismutase family protein: MNAKYLIPLCAAAVIIAGCGSRDEAARTADTADAPATTATPAPADAPPAADTPPSAGAAAQLTPTNGHTASGTLALSAEGDSVRLTGSLQGLPPNSEFGFHIHEKGDCSAPDASSAGGHFNPTNAQHGNPQGAAHHAGDMLNAKSDANGAAQVDVVAGGVSLTSGQPNDVHGKAIVLHEKADDYASQPAGNSGARIACGVIH; encoded by the coding sequence ATGAACGCGAAGTACTTGATTCCCCTGTGTGCGGCCGCGGTGATCATCGCCGGATGCGGGTCGCGCGACGAAGCCGCCAGAACCGCCGACACGGCGGATGCGCCCGCCACCACCGCCACGCCCGCGCCTGCCGATGCGCCGCCGGCCGCGGATACACCGCCATCAGCCGGTGCTGCCGCGCAGCTCACGCCGACGAATGGGCACACGGCATCCGGCACGCTGGCACTGAGCGCCGAAGGAGATTCCGTGCGCCTGACCGGGTCTCTTCAGGGGCTGCCTCCTAACAGCGAATTCGGTTTCCACATCCACGAGAAAGGCGACTGCAGCGCACCGGACGCCAGCAGCGCGGGCGGGCACTTCAATCCGACCAATGCGCAGCACGGCAACCCGCAGGGCGCCGCGCATCACGCGGGCGACATGCTCAATGCGAAGTCGGACGCCAACGGCGCGGCGCAGGTCGACGTGGTCGCGGGCGGCGTGAGCCTCACGAGCGGCCAGCCGAACGACGTGCACGGCAAGGCTATCGTGTTGCACGAGAAGGCAGATGATTACGCGAGCCAGCCCGCGGGCAACTCGGGTGCGCGTATCGCCTGCGGCGTGATCCACTGA
- a CDS encoding MFS transporter, whose product MAGDVQAGVQPISSAHKRVIFASSLGTVFEWYDFYLYGSLVTIITKKFFSGMNDTTAFLFALLAFAAGFFVRPFGALVFGRLGDLVGRKHTFLITIVIMGASTALVGCLPTYETIGVAAPIIFIALRLLQGLALGGQYGGAATYIAEHAPPGRRGFYTSWIQTTATLGFFLSLIVILACRSFMPDGYFEDQGWRLPFLLSIVLLLISTYIRLQLQESPAFQEMKAAGTLSKAPLSESFARWSNLKIVLLALFGATAGQAVVWYGGQFYALLFLEKTLQVEPTSAQLVMAAALLIATPFFVVFGSLSDRIGRKKIVLTGCLLAALTYFPIFQGIAHFANPALDAAVKSSPVMVLADPADCAFQFDPIGKKKYTSGCDLAKGALARMGVSYSNVAATSGPAQVNIGDAKIEVLPLEQGLSAADYKKGQDAITAKLKEALAAAGYPAKADMAAFNYPMVILLCTILVLYVTMVYGPIAAWLVELFPVHIRYTSMSLPYHIGNGWFGGFLPVTVFAIVAATGNIYNGLWYPIIVAAITIVIGGLFLRETKDSPA is encoded by the coding sequence GTGGCAGGGGATGTGCAGGCAGGCGTTCAACCGATCTCTTCGGCCCACAAGCGCGTCATTTTCGCGTCGTCACTCGGCACGGTGTTCGAGTGGTACGACTTCTACCTCTACGGCTCGCTCGTCACGATCATCACGAAGAAGTTCTTCTCCGGGATGAACGACACCACGGCCTTCCTGTTCGCGCTGCTGGCCTTCGCGGCCGGGTTTTTCGTACGGCCATTCGGTGCGCTGGTGTTCGGCCGCCTCGGCGACCTCGTCGGCCGCAAGCACACCTTCCTCATCACCATCGTCATCATGGGCGCCTCGACCGCCCTCGTCGGCTGCCTGCCGACGTACGAGACGATCGGTGTCGCGGCGCCGATCATCTTCATCGCGCTGCGTCTGCTGCAGGGCCTCGCGCTCGGCGGCCAATACGGCGGCGCGGCGACGTACATCGCCGAGCACGCGCCGCCCGGCCGGCGCGGTTTTTACACCAGCTGGATCCAGACCACCGCCACGCTGGGTTTCTTCCTTTCGCTGATCGTCATCCTGGCGTGCCGTTCGTTCATGCCCGACGGATATTTCGAAGACCAGGGCTGGCGCCTGCCTTTCCTGCTGTCGATCGTGCTGTTGCTGATCTCCACCTACATCCGCCTGCAGCTGCAGGAATCGCCGGCCTTCCAGGAGATGAAGGCCGCGGGCACCTTGTCGAAGGCACCGCTGTCCGAATCGTTCGCACGCTGGTCGAATCTCAAGATCGTGTTATTGGCGCTATTCGGCGCCACCGCCGGCCAGGCCGTCGTCTGGTACGGCGGCCAGTTCTACGCCTTGCTGTTCCTCGAGAAGACGCTGCAGGTCGAGCCGACGAGCGCGCAGCTGGTGATGGCCGCGGCGTTGCTCATCGCCACGCCGTTTTTCGTCGTGTTCGGCTCGTTGTCCGACCGGATCGGCCGCAAGAAGATCGTCCTCACGGGTTGTCTGCTGGCGGCGCTCACGTACTTCCCCATCTTCCAGGGCATCGCGCATTTCGCGAACCCCGCGCTGGATGCGGCGGTGAAGTCCTCGCCGGTGATGGTGCTGGCGGACCCGGCGGATTGCGCCTTCCAGTTCGACCCGATCGGCAAGAAGAAATACACCAGCGGTTGCGATCTCGCGAAAGGCGCGCTGGCGCGCATGGGCGTGTCGTACTCGAACGTTGCCGCCACGAGCGGCCCGGCGCAGGTGAACATCGGCGACGCAAAAATCGAGGTGCTCCCGCTCGAGCAGGGGCTCAGCGCGGCCGACTACAAAAAAGGCCAGGACGCAATCACCGCGAAACTCAAGGAAGCATTGGCCGCCGCGGGTTATCCCGCGAAGGCGGACATGGCGGCGTTCAACTACCCGATGGTCATCCTGCTGTGCACGATCCTCGTCCTGTACGTGACGATGGTGTACGGCCCGATCGCCGCCTGGCTCGTCGAGCTGTTCCCCGTGCACATCCGCTACACGTCGATGTCGCTGCCGTATCACATCGGCAATGGCTGGTTCGGCGGATTCCTGCCGGTCACGGTGTTCGCGATCGTCGCGGCCACGGGCAACATCTACAACGGCCTGTGGTACCCGATCATCGTCGCCGCGATCACCATCGTGATCGGTGGCCTGTTCCTGCGCGAGACCAAGGATTCCCCCGCCTGA